GACGCCCGGGCCGATAAAAGCGGTGACTGGTGTTACGCCACCAGCAACTGCTTTAGCCCAGTCGTTTGCCTTGCCGAGCGAGAGAAGTTGAAAGACTTGTGTGCCCTTGATTTGTTGAGCATTGTCGAAAATCCAGCGCTCGACGTCAGTGATGACGGCGGTGTTGCCCGGCAGGTAGCAAACTGACTGTTTTGAGCCATTCTTTTGCAGCTTGGCTGCGGCTACTGCCATGACTTCAGCAATGGTATTGAGGATGCGTTACGACATGGTGCTTCTCCTTGTAGAAAAAGTAGTGTGACAAAAAACTATAAATCCGCCAGATAGTCTACTCGCGAAAAGGGTGTTGTCAATTTGAGGTGGCGGTGGCAATAAAATCAGCCGGCGCGGACGAAGTCCGCGCCGGCTGATTTTATTAAGTGTTACACCGCTAGATTTTTTTTACAATATCCTCCAAATCTTTGCGCACTTTCGGATAGTGTTGCCAAGCGTCATCGGGTGCACGGTAGCCAAGTGCGAGGATTACCGTGGCGTGAAGGTTGTATTCCTTCAGGCCAAGAATCTCATCATATTGGTCTGGATCGAAGCCGAGCATGGCATGGTTGTCTACCTCCGCCTCAGACGCAGCGGCCATCACGGTACCAAGTGCAATAAAAGCTTGATTGGCTGCCCAGTGGGCACGGTTTTCTGGAGTGCGATTACCCAAATCGCCATTCATGGTGTTTTTAATACCTTCTGCTACATCAGCTGGGAGCTGACGAGCGTCAGCAAGACGGTCGACGTATTCACCAATAAACGCTTCATCTATATCGGTACGAGTTGCAAACACAATAAGAGCACTGTTGTATCCTGCGTGCTCCTGTCCGTAGCTGGCGGGGATGAGTCTTTCTTTTATGACTCGGTCTTTCACCACCATCATTTCAAACGGCTGGAGACCGTAGGCAGTAGCCGCAAGATTGCCTGCGGTGAGAATCTCGGTAAGTGTCTCTTCTGGAATGTCTTTGTTGGTATCAAACTTCTGGGTGGCGTAGCGCCACTTGAGCGCATCAATAATGTGCATAATGATTTTAATAATTTACAAAATAAACCATTAGAGTGTAGCAATGAAAGTATACAAAGTAAACCTTTAAAAATGTGTAAAAGGTGGTAGTATGTCGTCATGAAGAAAAAGCCACAGATTTGTAGCGAGTGCCCCGTTAGCAATACGGCCAAAATCGTTGGAGATTTTTGGTTATTACTTATAGTCCGCTCACTTCTCGACGGACCAAAGCGTTTCAATGAATTGGCGGAATCACTCCATGGCATTAGTCGTCGAACGCTTACGCAGAAACTTCACAAAGCAGAGGATGAAGAGCTGGTTGTACGTCATGAGTACGCCGAAGCGCCACCGCGAGTGGAATACAAACTAACTCCGCGCGGCAAGAAGATGCGCGCCATCATTAAGGCGGTAGAAACATTCACCAAGGGGTAGTGTAAGAAACAGTGCTTTCTCGTGTAGTAATAAGTGAGCAGGCAAGAGTCCTGCTTCGCACTTTGCAAAGGCAACCTTATTACGTAGTTGAAATAGAAAACCGAATGATAAAACAGATAGTGATTCCAGCAGCAGCCTTTTTGGTGACTGCAACTGCGGTGAGTGCCTATAGTAATCCAGATTGGTTACATAACCTTGATATCGACCTCACCGATGATCAGGTATCAGCGCTCGAAGAAGCACACGAAATTAGACAGGCGGCCGATGAAGAAGCCCGCCAAGTGCTTGAGAATGCTGGACTTGATGAAGACAAGATGCACGAAATCCGCGATGCGATGCATGAGGAGCGAAAAGCTCATCACGAAGCAGTCGAGGCGGCACTTGAAGCTGGAGACTATGACGCTTTTACAGAGGCAATCGCCGATTCTCCATTTGCTGACGCAATCACATCAGAAGCTGACTTTGAGAAATTCAAAGAAGCTCATGATTTGCGTGAAGCAGGGGATGATGAAGCAGCAGCAGCCATCATGTCAGAACTTGGGATTGAACGCCCAGAACGCGGCATGAAAGGTGGTCATCGTGGCGACCGCGGCGAAGGAAACTTTGATGAACCTAGTTTTTAAGGAGAGCTTCGCTCGACTATAAAAACGGAAATGCTCCTGTGGCGGTCCTGACCAAGAGAGCTAGGTCGGCAGTCAGTCAGAGTGAGTCACGAAGGATTTGCTCAAAACCTATACCAGAAAAAGCGCGGCCCGAAGGGCCGCGCTTTTTGTAATACGAATCGGTTTTCAGTGTAATATACAAAGAGCGTATGAATGAAATATTGAGTGATGAAGCAATTGCCGAAGCTGTACAAAATGGTAAGGTTTCCGCTTTTGGTGAGCTTGTTTCGCGCTATGAAGCAAAATTAAAACGATACGCTCGCAAGTTTCTCTCTCGCGAAGAGGATATTGAAGACTTGGTGCAAGACGTTTTTATAAAGGCCTACGAGCATATTCAATCGTTTAATACTGAACTGCGTTTTTCGCCGTGGATATATCGCATTGCACACAACGCGTTTGTGAATGAGCTCAGACGAAAAAGTCGCTACGGATTTGGCCTCTTTGATGCTGATGCAATTTTGCCGCTCATTGCTGCGCCAGAAACTGCGGACCAGGATGCACTTGATGGTGAAGTCCGCGCTGAGCTTGAAAAGTATCTCGCGACACTGGCACCCAAGTATCGTGAAGTAATTGTGTTGCATTACTTCGAAGATCTATCGTATCAAGAGATAAGTGACGTGTTACAGGTGCCGGTAAATACCGTGGGAGTGCGCATGACAAGAGCAAGAGCACAACTAAAGAAGATTATAAGTAATGCTGCATAACGTATGAATGATATTAAAGACAACATCATAAAGAAGATCAGGGCCGGTGAAGTTCATATGGTGCCACGCTGGCAGTTTGTGCTTAAAGCAGTGCTGTTTGGGGTGAGTGTGCTTATTGTGGCACTTATTGCTGTGTACTTATTGAGTTTTGTGCTGTTCGTGTTACACGAAACAGGTATCTGGTTCGCGCCAGGCTTCGGCTTGCCTGGAATATTCTTTTTTGTAATTGCCTCGCCGTGGATGCTAATTTCATTGGTCGGTATCTTTTTGCTCATCTTATATTTTTTGGTCGCACACTATTCATTCAGTTACCGCAAGCCATTGGTTTATTCGCTCATCGGAGTGGTGCTGTTTGTTATTGCGGTGTCGTCGCTTATTCAGTACACCACCGTACATAAGCGCATTAATGCGTTTGT
The nucleotide sequence above comes from Candidatus Nomurabacteria bacterium. Encoded proteins:
- a CDS encoding RNA polymerase sigma factor, whose amino-acid sequence is MNEILSDEAIAEAVQNGKVSAFGELVSRYEAKLKRYARKFLSREEDIEDLVQDVFIKAYEHIQSFNTELRFSPWIYRIAHNAFVNELRRKSRYGFGLFDADAILPLIAAPETADQDALDGEVRAELEKYLATLAPKYREVIVLHYFEDLSYQEISDVLQVPVNTVGVRMTRARAQLKKIISNAA
- a CDS encoding NAD(P)H-dependent oxidoreductase; protein product: MHIIDALKWRYATQKFDTNKDIPEETLTEILTAGNLAATAYGLQPFEMMVVKDRVIKERLIPASYGQEHAGYNSALIVFATRTDIDEAFIGEYVDRLADARQLPADVAEGIKNTMNGDLGNRTPENRAHWAANQAFIALGTVMAAASEAEVDNHAMLGFDPDQYDEILGLKEYNLHATVILALGYRAPDDAWQHYPKVRKDLEDIVKKI
- a CDS encoding helix-turn-helix transcriptional regulator, with protein sequence MKKKPQICSECPVSNTAKIVGDFWLLLIVRSLLDGPKRFNELAESLHGISRRTLTQKLHKAEDEELVVRHEYAEAPPRVEYKLTPRGKKMRAIIKAVETFTKG